Within Spinacia oleracea cultivar Varoflay chromosome 4, BTI_SOV_V1, whole genome shotgun sequence, the genomic segment GTATGTGTTATTCTACTCTCCTTTTCCTGCCCGGGGTGCTGATTCTGAACATTCCTTCCCATGGGTCCCTACATTAAAATGTTGATATCTGTGGCAGGATATGGTGCCACCAAAAGATCCCTACATTAAAGTAAGGGTCCTTGATGATATTGGGGTGACAGCAATGGGAGACCGAGATACCAACCTTGCACGGCACTCAATCCACTTCCTTAAACGAAGTGATGCTGAGCATTACATGTTTCAGGTAGATTGATAGCAAGACAACCTTTTTTGCTTTTGCTGGTTTCAGTCGATTTGTATTTGAGGAATTACTTGTGACTTAAACCTTGTTTATTTAACAGGGAATGATGGAAGAACTCCTAGGCTGATGCAACTGTGTAATctcatcatatttcatgtttgaAGCATTCAGATTTGATTGCGTTGAATGCATATTAGGGCAGAAGTGCTAGCAAAGCTGCCAGAGCATCTGTGGTTCTGTAAACTCAGATATATTCTGCTGTATTCATCTACTGTAACTAGTCTCTCCCTCTTAAATaaaaaatacgaagtattagtTAAACTTGTCTTACAGAAATTGTATTGATTTATTGTTTAATGTCTGGTAATAATATAGCCGAGGATGTTAATTTGAAGAATGCTTTCTGCGTTCATCATCGAGGAGCTGTAGATTTGTAATGTTGTAGCCAAGGGACTAAGGTTTGCATGACATCTCAAAGTTATTTTGAAGTTGCAACATTCTTTTTAGCCATGGCTGTAGACTGTAGTAGTGTGGACTTGGTAGCTTGATGCAAATGTAGGGGTGCACCTTTTTCAAGTTTCTATGAAGAAATTTTGATCAATGTCTGAGATCGGAATGATCGTTATAATACACTGATAACATTCTTACAAGTAGTCAGAATCCCAAAATGTACATAGAATCAAAAGTATCTGCAACAATGATTTCTTTACCCCTTCTCTACAGTTAACCTGCAGGAACAAACAGATTACTCGTTTCTAGTTTGTAATCATGTTCATTTTATCCTATGTCTCTACCGTTAACCTAACCAACATTTCTGAATCAACTAAAATCAGGGTAAGAAAACATTAAAAATCCAAGTGTTTAATCTGTTATTATTAAATTTGACAAAGGTCTTTCAACATCTCACAGATAgaactttatatatgtatatacttCTTTAAATTTAGTCATTTACGTCGTATCAATTGGCAATGCCCAACTTGCAGAAAAGGAAATGGTGAATTACTGAATTCTGAAAACATCAGAATATTCAATTTATACAATGATACAATACAATACTCCGTACACAACTACAATTAAAGATGCTCGCCACGGAAAAATCACAACTAAATTTACCAAAACTAGGCTTAGGCATGAAAGCCGGGCACGACAAAGCATactattttgaattttttggccCAGCCCAGCAAATCCCGATGCAGATTGGGCTTGGCGTGGGTAACGTTCAGGCCCACGACCCTTGGGCTTGACTAGAAGCCCTACCCAACGCACAACCACCTTTAACCAGAATGAATGAGAGCCACTGAAAATGAGGCGCTGAAATGGATAACATTATCTCATACAAGGCAAGAGCTAGTAATATCCATTTTGTACACTTACATACGTGAATTTTCTCCATACTCGAGAAGACATACATATCAACCATTTCTGCGATCCGTGTGGTTTTACTCTCACCAGAACTCGTAGAGCACGCACGTGAAAGACACAACGGCGTTGTGATAGAGATATTATACACAATAAAGAAGAATGACATTGCAGCACTCGTACCACTATcttacatcatcatcatcatcatcatccaacCTTGGCCGAATATATCTTACACAATCACCTGGTGACGGGAAAGGGAGTGGCAACCAATATGGAAGATCACCTGCTGAGCAATATGCACCACTCGCATCAACGTTCCAACGAAGGCTTTTGTTAGGCATTGGGTCTGCTTCTTTAGTAGCTGTTGGTGCTAATTTTGTTGGTATTACAAGCTTCCTCCTTGGACTTTCACCAGATACTGGGCGAAATCTCAAGCTAGATGTGCTTTATCCAATTCGAGGTTATAGTCGCTGCATTCAACCAAACGAAGGATTTGGTTAGCAACTTCATATCTTATACATACAACTTAAATTGCATCTCAaacattattaaaaaatgaaTCTGAAAAGCAATCAATCACTATCTGAATGTAGCATGTTTTTCTGAACAAAAACAGAGTTCATATATCCAGCTACATGGGTCGCCGACCAAACATTACTTTATCGAGCAGCAGAACGAGCAGAGCAAGAGAGATCGCTGGATCCCCTTCCACTCGATTCTGGTAAGCGTCGcaaaaggaatgtgaatgaaCCAGTCATAGCTTTTGGTCCTCCTGGCTCAACTGGTGAGCTTAACATCAGTGTGATTGCTTCATCAGTCTCACCAGAATTCAGGTAATCAAGTTTGAATCACCACTATTAGTCTCAATTATCAACCCCCTGAATTCATTATACTTGAGTGGCTAAGTACGACAGATAAGGAAAACACATTACTAAAACAAAATATATCCTCAGCACATTCTTAGACCTGCATGCATGTGAATAAAATATATCCTACGGCATCATCAACAACTACGTTCTGTTGATCCTTCACCTACCATTCAGTAACTCATACCTATGTCGGACAGGAGTATGATCCTTCAAATATAGCAGAAAACCTAGGAAAAACATACCTGAGTCTTAACACTTCTGTAAGTCTAAGCATACAATTAGTACAGTACGCAAACTGACAATATAACCTTCTAAAACCAACTTGAATACAGAAGTTATTGTTTCCTCTCTTTTTTATCGTCGATATTGCTATTTCCACTATTTCTAATCCTACCAAGGTTATTATTTATCATCGATATTGCTATTTCCACTATTTAGAGCTTCAGACAATATCATTATTGGCTATGATATTCAAATATCTAATCAAACATTCAAAATTGAAAGCTTCCCATGAGCAAATAAAATGTatgaatataaaattttaagcaAGCTTTGTTGGTTTCTGTAATATTTTTTTCACAGGATTGAAGCATTTGGAGGACCAAAAGAGGTAGGAGAAGCTGTTATCAGAACTATAACAGCTCCCACTCGCCGCCCAGATGTGAAGGCTATGTTGCTGAGATCAAACTTAAGAGGGGATTTGctgaaaaatattaattattatgagCTGGAATTTAGGGTTGAAAGCCCCTCATTTCAGCGCCATAATGTGACTGTATGTTGTGCTCAAAATGGAAGGCTATACACACTGAATGCACAAGCTCCAGAATCAGCATGGCAAAAAGTGAAAGAAGACTTCTACAAAATTGCTGCCTCTTTTGTTCTGACTTCATAACATATGCATGGAAGCATGTGTGTGTAAAATAAAGAACAAAGGATCAAGATCAAATTAACATGGATTGACCAACTATTTAGGCTACACGCCTACACCACTACATCCTCAGGCAGAGAAAGAAGATTACTACAGAGTGTTTGAAAGACAGAGTGTACAGACTTCAGAATCATTTGGCTAGACTTTACTCAGGAGTTTATATCGTATCCCAATTCACAACAAAATAGGTCGCTATAGAGCCTAACAAACACAAGTTCAAATCACTCTACAATGAAGCTTTTGAAATAACCAGGAGGAATTCGGATATGTATCCTGATAAGTTGTGCCAAAGTGCCATCCTTCTCTCGTAGTAGACATAATTAAGAGAAGAATAATGGAAGCTAGTTtgaatttcctttttcttttctttttttgagggaaaaattTCCTTTCAAATTTATTTACAGATAAAAAGGCATAAAGTGGTTTGATATTTGTCATGCCAAAGTTATCAGTCAGTAAGAAACCATGGTACTCAATGCTACTCAGTCACATACAGATGACTAGGATCAGAAGACAGAATGAGGAAAAAAATAAGGGTTTAGTTTGCCTCATCATTATTCGAACAGGAGAAAAGCTAGGCTACATGGTATTGCTTGACTGCAGTAGAAAGAATGAAGGTAACATAAAAAGAGGTCAAACCGAATCTGGAATATCTTGGGGGTTATTAGGTTTTTCCGTGGGTATATGCCTGGCGTATTTATAAGTATACTTAATAATGAGGTATCATTTTTCTATCTTTATTTGGCATAATGTAACATTGTGAATAAGACATCTCATTGTAAGAGAAGAAAAACCACAAGAAGTTGAACCAACTGATATTTtactatttgttttttttaattccaACCATCTGTAATTCGTTTGAAAATTACGATAATTTACAATATAGATATGTTATTGCAGGATTTATTTCCGAGTAAATCCAAAGAAAGTACTCCATTTTATTGAATCACTGTATGCTTCACTACTTGTACCTATATTGTGAGGGGAAAAGtggtcaattttttttactgaaGGCAGGGAGTAATTGATATAGCCAATTTCTTTTTGTGACAGGGTATACATCAGTATAAACCCTCTGTATCATGCAGGGACTATAATATCAAATTTCTATGTATATACACTTTGCTTCTCTTCCCCACTCGAGGCTTACAAAAGGGACCGCTAGTTCATACAGATCCataaaaagataaaaataaaaattagaataaatagtaaaaaaaaC encodes:
- the LOC110786899 gene encoding psbP domain-containing protein 7, chloroplastic — protein: MTLQHSYHYLTSSSSSSSNLGRIYLTQSPGDGKGSGNQYGRSPAEQYAPLASTFQRRLLLGIGSASLVAVGANFVGITSFLLGLSPDTGRNLKLDVLYPIRGYSRCIQPNEGFEFIYPATWVADQTLLYRAAERAEQERSLDPLPLDSGKRRKRNVNEPVIAFGPPGSTGELNISVIASSVSPEFRIEAFGGPKEVGEAVIRTITAPTRRPDVKAMLLRSNLRGDLLKNINYYELEFRVESPSFQRHNVTVCCAQNGRLYTLNAQAPESAWQKVKEDFYKIAASFVLTS